Proteins from a single region of Apium graveolens cultivar Ventura chromosome 7, ASM990537v1, whole genome shotgun sequence:
- the LOC141672735 gene encoding uncharacterized protein LOC141672735: MTTLISEDEQLTETQIEPAGLPGVLENETKGKQEELVLDEYYTKSFPADEDILKEETTSPPPVVYQQGQLFPIRGYIEKLLSLFNKLLLYFFIRGDKQNKTNDSISLSVDYEYTGDECTITSRDNMKAPPVLSKLSTEHKGFDASDDMKDMPLPFLASENREDLSCIPILSIQDMKGVLSVRHAVSYSRMSYERKGFDARGDDSS, encoded by the exons ATGACGACGTTGATCAGCGAGGATGAGCAACTAACTGAAACCCAAATTGAGCCTGCTGGTTTACCTG GAGTACTTGAAAATGAAACTAAAGGGAAGCAAGAAGAGTTAGTACTTGACGAGTATTATACCAAATCATTTCCTGCGGATGAGGACATCTTGAAGGAAGAAACTACTTCACCACCTCCCGTCGTCTACCAGCAAGGCCAACTCTTCCCTATCAGGGGTTATATAGAAAAACTGCTCTCTTTATTCAATAAACTGCTCTTGTACTTTTTTATTAGGGGTGATAAACAAAACAAGACAAATGATTCCATTTCATTGAGTGTGGATTATGAGTATACTGGGGACGAATGTACCATTACATCCAGAGATAATATGAAAGCTCCGCCCGTGCTTTCCAAGTTGTCAACGGAACACAAGGGTTTCGATGCCAGCGATGATATGAAAGATATGCCCTTGCCTTTCCTTGCCAGCGAGAATAGGGAAGATCTGTCCTGTATTCCCATTTTGTCCATCCAAGATATGAAAGGCGTCCTTTCCGTAAGGCACGCGGTTTCTTATTCCCGGATGTCCTACGAACGCAAGGGTTTCGATGCCAGAGGTGATGATTCTTCGTAA